The Microvirgula aerodenitrificans DSM 15089 genome has a segment encoding these proteins:
- the rplP gene encoding 50S ribosomal protein L16, whose protein sequence is MLQPTRLKYRKMQKGRNTGLATRGNKISFGDFGLKATGRGRLTARQIEAARRAMTRHIKRGGRIWIRVFPDKPISKKPAEVRMGNGKGSVEYWVAEIQPGKVLYEMEGVNEELAREAFRLAAAKLPIPTTFVVRQVGQ, encoded by the coding sequence ATGCTGCAGCCAACTAGACTCAAGTACCGCAAGATGCAGAAGGGCCGCAACACCGGCCTGGCAACCCGCGGTAACAAGATCAGCTTCGGCGACTTCGGCCTGAAGGCCACTGGCCGTGGTCGTCTGACCGCTCGCCAGATCGAAGCCGCCCGTCGCGCCATGACCCGCCACATCAAGCGTGGCGGCCGCATCTGGATCCGGGTGTTCCCGGACAAACCGATCTCGAAGAAGCCGGCCGAAGTCCGTATGGGTAACGGCAAGGGTAGCGTCGAGTATTGGGTTGCCGAAATCCAGCCGGGCAAGGTGCTGTACGAAATGGAAGGTGTGAACGAGGAACTGGCGCGCGAAGCGTTCCGGCTGGCTGCTGCGAAGCTGCCGATCCCGACCACTTTCGTTGTGAGACAGGTAGGTCAATAA
- the rpmC gene encoding 50S ribosomal protein L29, giving the protein MKASELRAKSADELKTELLSLLKAQFGLRMQLATQQLSKTSELKKVRRDIARVRTALHEKAA; this is encoded by the coding sequence ATGAAAGCGTCCGAACTGAGAGCCAAGTCTGCTGACGAGCTCAAGACCGAACTGCTGAGCCTGTTGAAGGCGCAGTTTGGCCTGCGTATGCAGCTTGCTACGCAGCAGCTGAGCAAGACCAGCGAACTGAAAAAGGTGCGCCGCGATATCGCGCGCGTTCGCACCGCTTTGCACGAGAAGGCAGCTTGA
- the rpsQ gene encoding 30S ribosomal protein S17 — translation MTETNKVVRTLTGKIVSDKMDKTVVVLVERKVKHPIYGKVIRLSKKYHAHDENNEFGAGDTVTITECRPYSKTKTWKVASLVEKARQV, via the coding sequence ATGACCGAAACCAACAAAGTCGTCCGTACGCTGACCGGCAAGATCGTCAGTGACAAGATGGACAAGACCGTGGTTGTGCTGGTTGAGCGCAAGGTCAAGCACCCCATCTACGGCAAAGTGATCCGACTCTCCAAGAAGTACCACGCCCACGACGAGAACAACGAGTTCGGCGCCGGCGACACCGTGACCATCACGGAATGCCGTCCGTACTCGAAGACCAAGACGTGGAAAGTGGCTTCTCTGGTCGAGAAAGCACGCCAGGTGTAA
- the rplN gene encoding 50S ribosomal protein L14 produces the protein MIQMQTILEVADNTGARKVMCIKVLGGSKRRYASVGDIIKVSIKDAAPRGRVKKGDVYNAVVVRTAKGVRRPDGSLIKFDGNAAVLLNTKLEPIGTRIFGPVTRELRTERFMKIVSLAPEVL, from the coding sequence ATGATTCAAATGCAGACCATCTTGGAGGTCGCTGACAACACCGGTGCGCGCAAAGTGATGTGCATCAAGGTGCTCGGTGGCTCCAAGCGTCGCTACGCTTCTGTTGGCGACATCATCAAGGTGAGCATCAAAGATGCTGCGCCGCGAGGCCGTGTCAAGAAGGGTGATGTCTACAACGCCGTTGTTGTGCGTACTGCCAAGGGCGTTCGTCGTCCGGACGGTTCGCTCATCAAGTTCGATGGCAATGCCGCCGTTCTGCTGAACACCAAGCTTGAGCCGATCGGCACCCGTATCTTCGGGCCGGTGACACGCGAGCTGCGTACCGAGCGATTCATGAAGATCGTCTCGCTCGCGCCGGAAGTGCTGTAA
- the rplX gene encoding 50S ribosomal protein L24, which yields MHKIRKGDEVVVITGKDKGKRGAVLRVLPVEGRLLVEGVNVVKKHQKPNPVKGVPGGIVDKTMSIDVSNVAIFNPTSKKADRVGFKTLEDGRKVRVFKSNGEVIGA from the coding sequence ATGCACAAAATTCGTAAAGGCGACGAAGTCGTCGTCATCACCGGCAAAGACAAGGGCAAGCGTGGCGCAGTTTTGCGCGTGCTCCCGGTTGAAGGCCGCCTCCTGGTCGAGGGCGTGAATGTCGTCAAGAAGCATCAGAAGCCGAATCCGGTGAAGGGTGTTCCTGGCGGTATCGTGGACAAGACCATGTCGATCGACGTATCGAACGTCGCCATCTTCAACCCGACTTCCAAGAAGGCCGACCGTGTCGGTTTCAAGACCCTGGAAGACGGTCGCAAGGTTCGCGTGTTCAAGTCGAACGGCGAAGTGATCGGCGCGTAA
- the rplE gene encoding 50S ribosomal protein L5 codes for MAARLQEFYKTTVVPELVKQFGYKSVMEVPRIEKITLNMGVGEAVADKKVMDFAVGDLQKISGQKPVVTNARKSIAGFKIREGYPVGCKVTLRRERMFEFLDRLVTIALPRVRDFRGINGKSFDGRGNYNMGVREQIIFPEVEYDKIDALRGMNITVTTTAKTDEEARALLAAFKFPFKG; via the coding sequence ATGGCAGCCCGTTTGCAAGAGTTCTACAAGACCACGGTTGTGCCTGAGCTGGTCAAGCAGTTCGGCTACAAGTCCGTGATGGAAGTGCCGCGCATCGAAAAAATCACCCTGAACATGGGTGTCGGTGAAGCGGTTGCTGATAAAAAAGTGATGGATTTCGCCGTTGGCGACCTGCAGAAAATCTCGGGTCAAAAACCGGTCGTGACCAACGCCCGCAAGTCGATCGCCGGTTTCAAGATCCGCGAAGGCTACCCGGTCGGTTGCAAGGTCACGCTGCGTCGCGAACGCATGTTCGAATTCCTTGACCGCCTGGTGACCATCGCGCTGCCGCGCGTTCGTGACTTCCGTGGTATCAACGGCAAGTCGTTTGACGGCCGTGGCAACTACAACATGGGCGTTCGCGAGCAGATCATCTTCCCGGAAGTCGAATACGACAAGATCGACGCGCTGCGTGGCATGAACATTACTGTCACCACGACCGCGAAGACCGACGAGGAAGCCCGCGCCCTGCTGGCAGCGTTCAAGTTCCCGTTCAAGGGTTAA